ACTATAAGGTTGACTCTATCTTTTCTCTCACTATAAATTTAATACAAATATTTTGAAGCATGTGTATAGGTAGCTTTTATATGagaactaatattttttttacttttctttaTCTTTCTCTTTCACATAAATTTAATGGATGGCTTTATAGCCAGCCCACTATTATCCTAGCTCTAACTACGTCGCATATCCTATCCTATCTTCCTATATAGTTGGTTCCCACAATGTcgtttttaaaacaaaataaaacatgaattgtATTGTAATAGCAGAGGCTATATATGAATTCacattatcatttattttgtatatatacagAGTTACATCTGATTATTTGATAAACTAGCAAATTCCACGGCAAAGCGCGGGTGACAACTAGTTTATTTAATAATCACCCCGCCCATATACTAATCAGGGGTAAGATTAATCACACGCGATTCTGCGGTCTTGCACTACTACAGGATAGATTTTTCTGGACGCCACCCTATTTTGTTTTCATGCAGTTCGAAAGGggaaccgcatggaaaaatagaGAACCAGCACCGAGCCGTCGCCCGCACGGGAAAACGCATTATCCCGTGCGGGCGGCTTAACTCACCCGTATGCAATAATCACCGAGCCTCTCGCTCttaaaatttcaaacaaattcatcctctcaactctctctctcctccccccacctcatccttatcctcttctcACCACCTCTCATCGTTATcctctcaactctctctctctcccttctcctctcctctcctctcacgcGCGCGCGCTGGCAGGCGCACGAGCGCGGCTCGACggccggcgcgcgggcgggcgtggcgaggcggcggcggttgtgAGGCGGCCGACGCCCGGATCCGCCCTCCAccgcccggatccggcggcggcatccCTCTCCCGCCCTTCCCCGCTCGagggcaacgacgacgacgacgacgaggcgggagcagcggcggtgacggcgacgaggaggagggagggcttCCCCGCTCGAGGACGATGACAACAACGAGGAGGGAGGGCTCTCCTCTCCCTACTTTCGCGAGGCGACGACCGGGCGGGCgcagcgaggcggcggtggcgtcccTCTCCCACCCTTCCCTGCTCGAgggcgacaacgacgacgacgaggaggaggagggagggcttTCCCgctcgaggacgacgacggcgatgaggaGGGAGGGCTCTCCTCTCCTTACTTTCGTGAGGCGACGACCGGACGGACGCGGcgaagtggcggcggcgagcgggcgcGACGGCGAGGGCCGACAGCAACCGGCCCCCACACgcccggatctggcggcggcggctgtcccCTGCCTGGATCCGGTGGCAGCGACCGTCCCCCGCGGCggtgaggggcggcggcgggcgcgacaATGTCGACGACGAGTGGTGGCAGCCGGTTCACTTGCGGGCCGGCGGGCGggcgtttttttatttttggttttttttattccgTGCGGGTGGTATAGtatgaccgcacgggataatcgattatcccgtgcggtcctcctgcccgcacgcgaaaatattGATTTTCACAGACAGCGGTGTGCATGCAGGCCAAATGACCGCACGGAATAATGTCCGGGAAAATGAGTTACGTAGTGGTGCTGATGCACGGAACTACACGTGGATTTTAtttattcgtttttttttcaggaaaacCACGTGTCTTCAATGCGTACTCACTCCGTAAAGAAAAGACCTAATCTAGGAGGGGTCATGTTCACAAACCTAATTCAAGTTTTGGGTTGGAGGGAGTAAAACTTTGCAGTCAAGCGCGCGCATAGCTAGTCTCTTGCTCCCTGCGTTCATAAATACGGACGCCGTCGCAACGCAGATTATTAGCAGAAACCAGGTGACGATtagtgctctctctctctctcttggtgGTGACTAACCTCGCCGCTAATCCCTTGCATTAAGCCTTTTTTTTCAcactaagagcacccgcaatggtaaagtaatgtgctatctataaaatatataaaacatgtacatctcagcaatagactagattaatagtaaaccacttcaatagTATGTCcatatgggtatctatagctctctaattcattgtctcgtttttctctatagactatcttcatattagtagatagctttactctctctcttcatttaatttttttcaagtaAGAAAATATACTGACATAGATCTTttgtagagagcttatagataaATATTGCGGGTGCCCTAATCACTTTGATTTGGTCTGAGAAGACAGTATGCAATAATGGCTTCGTCAGTAGCACTCGTGCTAATGAAGGCTTCCCTCCCGCGGCGGCAGCGCATGGACCGACCTCGCCGTTCTCCCGCGGCGGTTCAGCTTGTCGCCGGCGTTGATGCAGCCGACGACATGTTTGGCTCCCTCGCAGGTTGTCCTCCTCGGCCGCTGGAGTATCCCGTGGTGCCAGACTTGGACGACTACGACGTCGATGACGCTCCGGTGGCTGGACGACCCGCACCCGCCTCGGACAAGACGCTGGCGGTGCACGCCGGGGAGAAGCtcgggagcggcgccgccgccgcggagacgGACTCGATCGCGACGCCGATCGTGGGCGGCACGACGCACTGGTTCAGGGACTCGGCCGACCTCATCGCCTTCCGGgaaggccggcggcggagcttCGAGTACGGGCGGTACGGCAACCCGACGGTGAAGGTGCTGGAGGAGAAGATCAGCGCGCTGGAGAGGGCGGAGGCGACGCTGGTGACCTCCTCCGGTATGAACGCCATCGTCGCCACGCTGCTCGCCCTCGTCCCTCCCGGCGGCcacgtcgtcgccaccgccgactgCTACAGCGAGGCCCGCGCATTCATCCGCGACAAGCTCTCCAACATGGGCATCACGGTATGTAAAGTTGTAAACACCATTAATGGAAGCTTCATCAAAGCATCAGCATGGCATTGCTTGCAATCTGACTCTAATAATGGCGTTCGTTCCATGGATTTGCAGTCGACGTTCGTGGATCTTGACGACGACATGGAGGCTCTGGAATCCGTTCTTGATGAGGGCGAGGTGACGATGTTCTACGCCGACTCGATGACGAACCCTCACCTGAAGGTCGTCGACGTGACACGCGTCGCGGAGCTGTGCCACCGGAGAGGCGCGCTGGTGTGCATCGACAGCACGCTGGCGTCGCCCATCAACCAGAAGCCGCTCGCCCTCGGCGCCGACGTGGTCCTCCACTCCGCCACCAAGTACATCGCCGGCCACCACGACGTCATCGCCGGCTGCGTCAGCGGCTCGGAGGCCCTCGTCTCGCGGATCCGCACGTGGCACCACGACCTCGGCGGCGCCATCAGTCCGGTAACCAACCAATCAtcattccaaaacaaaaacaaaacaaatttgcacaattcactttatatcattccaatttccaaaACTGATTGTATTTGTCGTTCAGAATGCGGCGTACATGATCATTCGGGGATTGAAGACGTTGGCGCTGCGGGTGCAGGCGCAGAACAGGACGGCGCTGCGGATGGCGCAGCTGCTGGAGAAGCACCCCAAGATCGAGCGCGTCTACTACCCTGGGCTGGAGAGCAGCCCGTGGCACGGCGTAGCGACGAGGCAGATGGCTGGTGCAGGCGGCGTGGTCGGCTTGGAGGTGGCGTCGGACATGCGCGGCGCGATGAGGTTCGTGGACGCGCTGGAGTTGCCGCTCATCGCGACGTCGCTCGGCGGCTGCGAGAGCCTTGTCCAGCAGCCCGCAATCATGTCCTActggtaattaattaagctccTGTTCTGTGGTAACTAGCTAGGTGGTCCGCGCAATTACACGGCCAGCACATatacaaaattatttattttttaatataattagaaaggtagcccgcgcacatgcgcgggcaCCTTCTTATATAACGTGAgtgaaattttattataaatatttatGTGCGGgtgtatttttattaaaatatcttGTATTTtgttctaaactaaaattaaacttattttgtGTGCTTTGAAAGctggttatatttttttaattatccttgcaacatataaattctaaaataaaattacttgaGATCATGTTGTTTTGAATTGATGAGAAAATATTGTGTCAAAACAATAGAGGTGGTTCCTGTGATAAAATTTAGGGTATTTTAACTCGCCAAAAGGATATCTTACAACCTCAAAAGAAATCTaataatatcatttttttatttgattgtattttaaaattatatatatttttaattctaaccGTCCttgtaaaatatttgaatttttctatCAAGTATTTGTTTTAAATCCAGGAACATTTATccaatttttaatttatttcatgtccattttttctcttttggataGTTTCATTCTATGAATCATCAAATGATTTGATCTTTGCAATTTGGGATGAAAATACAAGAACACATAACCTAGTATGGGTAAAGGCATATATTCTAAATTTTCTCTCTAGAGATATTGAAGTAATGGTCATAATGTATTTAGCGAATCATCACTAAAGTGTATTGTCTTATAACAAATACAtgtttctagatttttctacGTCAAGACTTTACAATGTATTGtagcaagtttaataaaaaaaataaaaaaaaggacatgGTCATTAATTCCTATATGGAACTGACTTGATTTATTGCTAAGTCCACTGAAAGGTTGTTCCACAGTTAAAAATCCTTAGGTACAACCCACATACTTATCGGTATGCTGTTCAACCAACCACACCTTTATTTTCACCATATTGTAAATATTGCTAGATGAATACCTGCTATGATTAGTGACTTCGTAGATCATATGTGTAATTCGGACGCTATGATCAtgtttcttaaaaatatttatttatgtcCTAAAAACATCATTTTAAAAGTATCAAGGTTGATTTGTATAGGCATGTcaaagagaaattaattaagttggtagAAAGTAGTTAGATGCCTAACATGATATAATTAATAGATGGAGGtccatttgtgtttttttcctatatagataattttaattttaataaaaaacagagagaaaagaATGGCGCACGTTGTACATGAGCAGGGAGGGAGAGATGTTTGGGATGTTTTTCTAAATAATTAATCTAACAGACTAAAATAATGTATCAgatgttttttttatcgaaaCCGATGATTGGATGTTTTGTTTTATTAGGATTTCCTTTGATTTAAGAGAACGACGTAACATCTTAAGAGCATTTATAAGATGTGTAATGAACTTTTAACACCGTATGCCGcaaaggagggagggaagaaAGTTTAgggtgttctttttttaaaagaaaatagaagTAATGACCAAAAATAATGTGTCAATTAATCCTCCGAAAATAATGTGTCCATAGATTTATGTATTAGCTAATGGttggttccttttttttccaaaatttctaagattttttctaatttaagaATGTTATATAGCAGCTTAGAGGAATTTATAAGATATTTAATGGATTTTAACACCGCACGGggatggggagggagggagagatgtttgggttttttcttattaaaaaattaacaaatagaTAGCCAaatgttttgttcttttttaatattttctagtattttatttaatttaatagcACCATGGAGCAGTTTAGAAGCATTCGTAGGATATTTAGAGTCACAAAGAgatgtaaaaataattttgattatAATTTCTCATGAACATAGATTGTTGGTACGTACATGACGGGAGGTTTGGAATGTGTGCTTTTCTTCTAAAAAAACTAACCttctaatataaaaataatggatccaccgatttaaataaaaatcaatggtTCGATTAGAGTGTCACTtggcgacttaggagcgtttgtaaggTACCACTTGGCGAGTTAAGAGTATTTGTAGAATGTTTCATGAACTTGTAGTATataattgtcttttttttttaaatttctaagattttctTTAATCTAAGGATGTGATATAGTAGCTTAGAGGTGTTTATAaaatgtttaatggattttaacaCTGCACGGGGGTGGGAAGGGAGGTAGAGAGGTTTGggatatttttattaaaaaatctaataacCTAAATCCATCAATTTAATTAGAAATCGATGGTATGttgctttgtatttttttaagattttctagtaatttctctaatttaatagTACCACGTAGCGATTTAGAAGCAGGCAGAGCTGCTAGTACTAGTAGTTGGtctatttgtgtttttttccctgtaatagtatttttgtttttattttctcatgaAATAGAAAATAACACATGAATGTGAATATGGAAGGACAGAAGGGAAGTACGTACAGTACATACGTACATACGTTCGACTATTACGTACGTTTGTACGTTGGTTCCGTATGATGGTTCCGGATATTCTTTTTTCCTTATAAAATAGATCTAAGTAAATCTAACCAtccaaaataatgggtccactaatttaagtaaaaatagagagtcatatttcttttatttattatagTGCCACTTGGCGACTTGCGAGTATTTATAGGGTGCCACTTGGCGGTttgggagcgtttgtagaaagtttaatggacttttagtatataatagatagatagattttacttaaaaattattaaatagttatctcgttgtcaagactttgaaagaccaaaccttatcactctctcatgtttttaattttatagttttgaaaagtcacaccagttgctatcGCTTACTTCTGCcatatccttctttatttgtttgGTTGATCTACcattatttctattcattctatttggaacctttaaaagttggatagagtttattgtctcgttgggtttcgtttttataatttctagaagtcccgtcaagcgctgtcattatactcctctacggccatCTAGtgcctcttctctttattgccattagtattttaaaaattgaacataattattgtttaggtttattattttattttttagaagttccgCCTAAACGTCAGTGACTTTGTCATTGTACTTCTCTACGGCTCGCActctgcctcccttctttattatcattgagattttaaaatcaagcatgattatcattggggtttatttttttcttttagaagcccaaacctttaaaaattggaccttatagtttttGGAAACTTCAGGTTTAATCTTTCGTTTTGGTCATTTGTACGAGGGGTGGCTGAAATACTggaatttccgaaattttggaAACTTCGGAtcaaaattatatgaatttttgaataaaatttgaaccaaatattaccaaattcacgaaaaatgaaaaaaaaactaaaaagttCAGCCGAAATAATATCATATCAGTGGGGTCCAATAGAACCGAAATTTCGAAAATTTTGATccgaaatttcaaaaattttggtTCGAAATTTTGAACCCTGGCGCCGCCCAACCAGTCCCGGCCATCGCCTGCTCACGGAgtcacggccgccgcctcgttggcggcggcgctgagccGGCCACCTCCTGCACGCGGTGCACCACCCGCtcagaggagagaagaggaagagacataggagagaaagagagaagagaggattgaaaataaaagggaatcgaagagagagaggagctgaAAAAATTGAAGTGAGTGAGATGGAAAAGAAAGAGGtggggtgaaaaaaaaatctgtgtaGGAGAGTGAATATTTTTGTGTGCAGGCCACTTAATTGGCCCGCTTGCAAAAATAGGCTCCCTTTCATGCGGCTACTAAAGAGACCCatctgcgaaaatagattttttatgCAGGCCACACAAAGAGCCGTACACGATGAAGGTCAATTTTTGCATATGCGACCAATTACGATCCGTCTACAATCTAAAGAGGtcctcgtacagaaaaatcatttttatagtGAAATGCGAcagtttttctaaaaataatatGTCAAATATAAAGTGTAATTTGCATGATCTTACATTGTAAGGAGGGTGTAAGTAGCATGTAAGTTTagtttcaattaaaaaaaactgtagGTAAATACGTGAGCTCTGTGACCAGGAGGTGCTGAGCTTGATTCCTGCGTTCGCATGCTCTGATATTATTTCTCCTGTATCCCTAGTAAGAATCTCAATATGGATCTGATGGACCAAAAATCGACATATTTTTAGGAAAAGCTATTGCCATAGTTTTAGCTTTTCCGTTTGATTAATGCTAATGTGTTTACGTGTTTAATTTTGTCAGGGGTAAGTGCGACGAGGAGAAGGCAAAGAATGGGATCAAGGACAACTTTGTGAGGTTCAGTTTTGGGATCGAGAAGTTTGAGGATCTCAGGGATGACATACTCCAAGCCTTAGGGAAGATTTAATTTAGCCCAATTACTAATGCAAGGCTAGTCGCGCGTGTCCCACCCCTCATCCCCCGTGACTATGACACGTTGCGGGCGCGGAGAGGGGGATGGGGGTTGGTGGATGGCACgctttttcgttttttttctttcacgtttctttttcagttttttaatACGTACGTACACAACTTGTGTACGGACGTATACAATTATTACATACGTGTATATTTATCGGTAAAATAGGAACCGAGTACCTATTTTTCCGTAAAACAATTACAAGTAAAATAAATGGCATGCTTAAACCATTCTTGGGTGATGTGGTTGGAGGCCCACCTTTATCTGTTTGCGGAATAAGAATATAGCCTAAGGTATTCCTCGAACCTGGTCTAGTCCTGGGTCTCGGTCTCACCTTAGCTCATCTAGGTTACAATACTGCTCTGTGAAGAGAAGTGATGAGACCTATAAAAGCTATGTTTTATAAGAATGTAACACAAGGTTTGCCTCGAATCCGGCCTCGTCATGGGACCCGAGTTCGCATTAGCCCTTGTAGTTTCTGCGTTCTTCTGCAAAGAAGAGCGTCGAAACATTTAAAATAAATACATTATCTACTCATCAAAGACATCTTCGAGAAGCTTCTCCAAGAATAGATGAACTGTCATCACAAAAAGCGCGAGAGCATGATCTTAGGACCGGCTAGGGAGATGGGCGCGCTCCACGGGCTGTTCTGAAGAGCTGCACGGGTTGGTTTCTTGGTAACCTCGCTTACATGGGGACAAGagcaggggaggaggaggaggaggggccgtTGCCGGCATCATCGGTGAAGCTGGTGATGGAGTAGGGGCCTCCCTCGAGCCCCTCCATTGAGCAGCACCCTACTGCCACCAGCTGCTGCCCTCTCCTAATTCACTTCTTGCTGCAGTGCCGCCATCTTCTGCCCGCCGCTACCCTCTCCTTCACCTCCTGTAGCAGCACCGCTTACCGTCGCCGCCCAACTGCGTAAACAAGACATAATGGACAAGATAAGGAAAGtgagggaggagaggatgaCAAGTGGCCCCCACATGTTTGTGGgcctcacaatttttttttatgaatgacaaatgggtcacacatatatatttttaattataatgcCACCTAAGTGCCACATTAACACCACAAAGACGCCaatcagcgaaaccgccctccaaaaccaccaagggagtcaaattgcactggttttaatagtttgggggtcaagatatccggtaTTGCGGTTCAAggatacgaattagattcggtcactagttaagggagtcaaagtgaacatATTCCTTCGTAGCCTAACCTAACATTAGTTTGCCTATTTTGTTATGCTAAATGATTATATGGGCCTGTtgatgaccaaatttggtaagtcaTGCATCAAATTCAAAAGCTAAAGTCAAAGCGGATTCAGCGGAAGATCGTTTCTCAGAAGCAGAGTACGTATCGGCTACAGGAGGCATTGGCTAGCGCTTGCATCGGTTGACGATGGATCAGACAGAGAAcagccgatgtagccgatttTGGTAAGGTGGTTCTTGACTCATCTTCGGGATCGATTAACGTGCTACACAAGTATTGCCATGATTTGGATAAGCCCAcggataggcaattgtatctattaattagaatatTTTGAATAGTTTTCTTAGAGATATTTTTCGGCAAGAGTATGCCTAAAAAACTTGTTCGTATCTTATGGTTGTAACAGATTtagagtcgtgtccggcaaggataCATTATGTATTTTGGATATAAATATGACCCAAGACCGTGTAAACAAGGACAacagttcaataacactttcggTGCATCACCACCTTTTTCTACTttcattgtttcgacgagttcttgctttcgagttgggctgcatcgggtTCGATCTCCGACAAGAGGTAAAAtttgtcatggcggcttgcgttcttgagattagtgcttacatcttcatAACACTCTAATCGTGTTTATGtaaatcgtcgagttatcatatatgctatataattttttatcaaTATTGCTATCTAACCCCAAATCGGCTAATATCTATTATTAGAGGGCAGCCAATAGGGTTAGATATCAAcattgatctagattatatagtaTATTTACCATCTCATATAGGTTTTCATCAACTTGTTTAGATTTTATGTTTctctttatgcttaatgctgcatcagttgagctcgatctattaagtaatatctaaAACTATAATATCTAGCTTGTCTTATGATCATCgatagagatagtatcggggtttcagccgatcttacctgatttagtcGTCTGGTTCTCAATATCTTTACTTaatatgctaaatctgccctttatattaagatcttattgcattgaAATATATTAGGCTCACTGTTTGGTATATTTTGTCCACTTTAGCATcctaatatagagtggtatcggagtactagTCAATACATCTTAGATTTACttcatcggctatgctatgaatatatataatctttgTCTTAAAGTAATTTTAaacataagtgatttatactgtctcggctaACTGTCTGATATATCCCAATCACTttgtttaaatatatttttagaaatagattatatatgattgatatctatagccgatcggGTAGATTTAACTTTATCTTGCTCTATTCTTCATTGCCGATCTAATGCAAATAACATCGGCTTAATGATtaacgatatgtcatcggcccttagccgatcggctatcgtttatagatttaaccttgttttcttgttttccttcttgttgattgcaggatcaaatcaagtGGCATGCCTTTAAGCCCGAAAGCAAGAtttaggacctgcactggagctaagcagatctcccaggccaatgtgtgttttttgcatcaacatGGCCTTTTCAGATGAGCCCAACCTTTTGCACAGTCCTAATAAGGGGAGGGCTAATAGGCGGGTGATCGTTGTGGATGATTGGGCACCCCCGGTACCTCCCCCTAATGCGCACGCTCCTTCCCTTCCTAATGCACCataaatttcaaaaaagaaaaatttagaaaaataataaaagaagatAGAAAAGTTCTAATACccttaaaaataaattcatatgcATAGCCTTTATACTTATAAATATATGCAGTAAACTTCGTAATTTtaaatagaaatattatataaaaatatttatatctgaatttgtatttgaatcgggtatataaacttttcacttataaattttaggtgtgtaaactttagatgtacaaTCTTTAGCTATATAAAATTACccgaaaagaaaaactatatgGTAAAAAAACGATCGCCGATCTCGATTAAGATCCTCTAACTTACTTTTTCTTTAACGTAAATCAGTTATTTGTATTCTCTTTAGAGTTCATGTATCATTCAAATTAGAGGGAAGTAAGTCTAAGGATTCGCTTCTAGTCAGCTACTCTGCTGTGGTAGCTGACAAAGTATATATACATAGTATATGACTTGACCTAGCTTTCAAGCAACACAAGTGGTCGGTT
Above is a window of Oryza sativa Japonica Group chromosome 10, ASM3414082v1 DNA encoding:
- the LOC107276273 gene encoding probable cystathionine gamma-synthase 2, encoding MASSVALVLMKASLPRRQRMDRPRRSPAAVQLVAGVDAADDMFGSLAGCPPRPLEYPVVPDLDDYDVDDAPVAGRPAPASDKTLAVHAGEKLGSGAAAAETDSIATPIVGGTTHWFRDSADLIAFREGRRRSFEYGRYGNPTVKVLEEKISALERAEATLVTSSGMNAIVATLLALVPPGGHVVATADCYSEARAFIRDKLSNMGITSTFVDLDDDMEALESVLDEGEVTMFYADSMTNPHLKVVDVTRVAELCHRRGALVCIDSTLASPINQKPLALGADVVLHSATKYIAGHHDVIAGCVSGSEALVSRIRTWHHDLGGAISPNAAYMIIRGLKTLALRVQAQNRTALRMAQLLEKHPKIERVYYPGLESSPWHGVATRQMAGAGGVVGLEVASDMRGAMRFVDALELPLIATSLGGCESLVQQPAIMSYWGKCDEEKAKNGIKDNFVRFSFGIEKFEDLRDDILQALGKI